One Setaria viridis chromosome 3, Setaria_viridis_v4.0, whole genome shotgun sequence DNA window includes the following coding sequences:
- the LOC117848649 gene encoding uncharacterized protein isoform X1: protein MSTERAAWSYMHEKGLVDILKELANLPMLKGQNGWTAEGWRSITNKFNDMFPMANFTKQQVQEKEKELKRSYKIIKEARKSGVGWNDTLGMIIADPKGWEKLIKDNHRVGKFRKKAFPLYNSLELLYEGNSGSVATRDLNFTSIEPPPQRTELQVEPTPQRSISEQSNHNTAPSSGYNGMASRLDGIESTEVQSAPSNHNSEDQDVVGGKKRKQSQMAAKLGDFIDFRKNQNEKTLEKIKEKKRREEDYSVEKCIDIVDTMEELSDEQKADANELFQSEMNRKIFVSTKNPSVRLIWLMKKIARINEC, encoded by the exons ATGTCAACGGAAAGGGCTGCATGGAGCTACATGCATGAGAAAGGACTAGTGGATATTCTGAAAGAGCTTGCCAACCTCCCAATGTTGAAGGGACAAAATGGCTGGACAGCAGAAGGTTGGAGGAGTATTACAAATAAATTCAATGATATGTTTCCAATGGCAAATTTCACTAAGCAACAAGTacaagaaaaggagaaggagtTAAAAAGGAGCTATAAGATAATAAAAGAAGCCAGGAAAAGTGGTGTTGGCTGGAACGACACTTTGGGTATGATTATTGCAGATCCAAAAGGTTGGGAGAAGTTGATTAAG GATAATCACAGAGTTGGCAAGTTCCGCAAGAAGGCATTTCCTTTATATAACAGCTTGGAATTATTGTATGAAGGTAATTCAG GAAGTGTGGCCACAAGGGATTTAAATTTTACATCAATTGAGCCTCCACCACAAAGAACTGAGCTGCAAGTTGAACCAACACCTCAAAGGAGTATCTCGGAGCAAAGCAATCATAACACAGCACCTAGCTCTGGATATAATGGCATGGCTTCTAGACTTGATGGCATAGAAAGCACTGAAGTTCAATCAGCCCCATCCAATCATAATTCAGAGGATCAGGATGTTGTTGGTGGGAAGAAACGCAAGCAAAGTCAGATGGCAGCAAAACTTGGGGACTTCATTGACTTTAGAAAGAATCAGAATGAAAAAACTCTAGAAAAGataaaggagaagaagagacgTGAGGAAGACTACTCAGTGGAGAAATGTATTGACATTGTGGACACCATGGAAGAGCTATCAGATGAACAGAAAGCCGATGCTAACGAGCTTTTCCAAAGTGAAATGAACAGAAAAATATTCGTGAGCACCAAAAACCCAAGTGTCCGGCTGATTTGGTTGATGAAAAAAATTGCTCG AATCAATGAGTGTTGA
- the LOC117848649 gene encoding uncharacterized protein isoform X2: MSTERAAWSYMHEKGLVDILKELANLPMLKGQNGWTAEGWRSITNKFNDMFPMANFTKQQVQEKEKELKRSYKIIKEARKSGVGWNDTLGMIIADPKGWEKLIKDNHRVGKFRKKAFPLYNSLELLYEGSVATRDLNFTSIEPPPQRTELQVEPTPQRSISEQSNHNTAPSSGYNGMASRLDGIESTEVQSAPSNHNSEDQDVVGGKKRKQSQMAAKLGDFIDFRKNQNEKTLEKIKEKKRREEDYSVEKCIDIVDTMEELSDEQKADANELFQSEMNRKIFVSTKNPSVRLIWLMKKIARINEC; this comes from the exons ATGTCAACGGAAAGGGCTGCATGGAGCTACATGCATGAGAAAGGACTAGTGGATATTCTGAAAGAGCTTGCCAACCTCCCAATGTTGAAGGGACAAAATGGCTGGACAGCAGAAGGTTGGAGGAGTATTACAAATAAATTCAATGATATGTTTCCAATGGCAAATTTCACTAAGCAACAAGTacaagaaaaggagaaggagtTAAAAAGGAGCTATAAGATAATAAAAGAAGCCAGGAAAAGTGGTGTTGGCTGGAACGACACTTTGGGTATGATTATTGCAGATCCAAAAGGTTGGGAGAAGTTGATTAAG GATAATCACAGAGTTGGCAAGTTCCGCAAGAAGGCATTTCCTTTATATAACAGCTTGGAATTATTGTATGAAG GAAGTGTGGCCACAAGGGATTTAAATTTTACATCAATTGAGCCTCCACCACAAAGAACTGAGCTGCAAGTTGAACCAACACCTCAAAGGAGTATCTCGGAGCAAAGCAATCATAACACAGCACCTAGCTCTGGATATAATGGCATGGCTTCTAGACTTGATGGCATAGAAAGCACTGAAGTTCAATCAGCCCCATCCAATCATAATTCAGAGGATCAGGATGTTGTTGGTGGGAAGAAACGCAAGCAAAGTCAGATGGCAGCAAAACTTGGGGACTTCATTGACTTTAGAAAGAATCAGAATGAAAAAACTCTAGAAAAGataaaggagaagaagagacgTGAGGAAGACTACTCAGTGGAGAAATGTATTGACATTGTGGACACCATGGAAGAGCTATCAGATGAACAGAAAGCCGATGCTAACGAGCTTTTCCAAAGTGAAATGAACAGAAAAATATTCGTGAGCACCAAAAACCCAAGTGTCCGGCTGATTTGGTTGATGAAAAAAATTGCTCG AATCAATGAGTGTTGA